From Streptosporangium album, the proteins below share one genomic window:
- the fahA gene encoding fumarylacetoacetase, whose product MSWGLEHLPYGVFSRRKGEIPRVGVRYGEHVVDLAGALHDEVFATGSLNAFMARGATAWRDTRTVIQNKLSTDRAAIEAHLIPLEQVTLHLPIEVADYVDFYCSLEHATNLGRMFRPDEEPLKPNWRHLPVGYHGRAGTVVASGTPVVRPSGQRGAGVFGPSAKLDIEAELGFVVGTPTVLGERAGRFDDHVFGVTLINDWSARDIQAWEYVPLGPFLGKSFATSMSLWITPLAALSEARIPGRRQEPEPPAYLRRREPWGLDLTLEVTLNGEVVSHPPYRDMYWTPDQMLAHMTVNGASLRTGDLYASGTVSGPGPGERGSLIELTWNGAEPLKLPDGSARAFLEDGDTVTITASAPGPGGTVITLGEVTGTVLPAR is encoded by the coding sequence ATGTCTTGGGGCCTGGAGCACCTGCCCTACGGAGTCTTCTCACGGCGGAAGGGGGAGATTCCGCGCGTGGGCGTGCGGTACGGCGAGCATGTGGTCGACCTCGCGGGGGCCCTGCACGACGAGGTGTTCGCCACCGGGTCGCTCAACGCCTTCATGGCCAGGGGCGCGACCGCGTGGCGGGACACCCGGACGGTGATCCAGAACAAGCTGAGCACCGACCGGGCCGCGATCGAGGCGCACCTGATCCCGCTGGAGCAGGTCACCCTGCACCTGCCGATCGAGGTGGCCGACTACGTCGACTTCTACTGCTCGCTGGAGCACGCCACCAACCTCGGCCGGATGTTCCGCCCCGACGAGGAGCCGCTGAAGCCGAACTGGCGGCACCTGCCGGTCGGCTACCACGGCCGGGCCGGGACCGTCGTCGCGTCGGGCACGCCGGTCGTCCGGCCGTCCGGGCAGCGCGGGGCCGGGGTCTTCGGCCCCTCGGCGAAGCTGGACATCGAGGCGGAGCTGGGGTTCGTGGTCGGCACGCCGACGGTCCTCGGCGAGCGGGCCGGCCGGTTCGACGACCACGTGTTCGGGGTGACGCTGATCAACGACTGGAGCGCCCGGGACATCCAGGCATGGGAGTACGTCCCGCTGGGGCCCTTCCTCGGCAAGTCCTTCGCCACCTCGATGTCGCTGTGGATCACCCCGCTGGCGGCGCTGTCGGAGGCCCGCATCCCGGGCCGGAGGCAGGAACCCGAGCCGCCGGCCTACCTGCGCCGCCGGGAGCCGTGGGGGCTCGACCTGACGCTGGAGGTCACGCTGAACGGCGAGGTCGTCTCCCACCCGCCGTACCGGGACATGTACTGGACGCCCGACCAGATGCTCGCCCACATGACCGTCAACGGCGCCAGCCTGCGCACCGGAGACCTCTACGCCAGCGGTACGGTCTCCGGCCCGGGGCCGGGCGAGCGGGGCTCGCTGATCGAGCTGACCTGGAACGGCGCCGAGCCGCTCAAGCTGCCCGACGGTTCGGCCAGGGCCTTCCTGGAGGACGGTGACACCGTCACGATCACCGCGTCGGCTCCCGGCCCCGGCGGGACCGTGATCACCCTGGGTGAGGTGACGGGGACCGTCCTGCCCGCGAGGTAG
- a CDS encoding L,D-transpeptidase produces the protein MRRAAGCIPIVLLPLTVTGCSSVTAGDDRLGAAGVRISPPLNSTEAGTRQGLVVRTGSGRLAGVTAYAGGTPVPGRLDGTRTTWRSDWALAPDREYIVNVTTSAADGTTVTTSGRFRTLTPTRTFQVRSVTPDPGETVGVGMPIIVDFTAPVEDRAAVEQALEVRSTRPVEGAWHWVSDAEVVYRPRRDWPPHQQVSFTAHLSGVRASKGTYGTADHTVPFAIGRGQVSYVDAGAHRMRVVRDGEVVQRMAISAGMATTEEYTTTSGVHLTMDKADPVRMVSPGRKKGDPGFYDVMIDHAVRISNSGEYIHAKNNVWAQGRQNVSHGCVNARPDQAAWFFDSSLRGDPVVISGTDRALAWNNGWGYWQRPWEEWLKGSALHAATLTRPLPTPLPAPAAPEPS, from the coding sequence ATGCGGCGCGCCGCGGGATGCATCCCGATCGTTCTCCTCCCCCTCACGGTCACCGGCTGCTCGTCGGTCACGGCCGGCGACGACCGGCTGGGAGCGGCCGGCGTGAGGATCTCGCCACCGCTGAACTCGACGGAGGCCGGCACCCGGCAGGGACTGGTCGTACGGACCGGATCGGGCAGGCTGGCCGGGGTGACCGCCTACGCGGGCGGCACCCCGGTGCCGGGCCGGCTCGACGGCACCCGGACCACCTGGCGTTCCGACTGGGCGCTGGCCCCCGACCGGGAGTACATCGTCAACGTCACCACGTCGGCGGCGGACGGCACGACGGTGACGACCTCCGGGAGGTTCCGCACGCTCACCCCCACCCGCACCTTCCAGGTCCGGTCGGTCACACCCGACCCGGGCGAGACCGTGGGCGTCGGCATGCCGATCATCGTCGACTTCACCGCCCCGGTGGAGGACAGGGCGGCCGTCGAGCAGGCTCTGGAGGTGCGCTCCACGCGGCCGGTCGAGGGCGCCTGGCACTGGGTGAGCGACGCCGAGGTGGTCTACCGTCCCAGGCGCGACTGGCCGCCCCACCAGCAGGTCTCCTTCACCGCGCATCTGTCCGGCGTCCGCGCGTCCAAGGGCACGTACGGCACGGCCGACCACACGGTGCCCTTCGCCATCGGCCGGGGGCAGGTCAGCTACGTCGACGCCGGAGCCCACCGGATGCGGGTCGTGCGGGACGGCGAGGTGGTCCAGCGGATGGCGATCAGCGCCGGAATGGCCACCACCGAGGAATACACCACGACGAGCGGCGTCCATCTGACCATGGACAAGGCCGACCCGGTCCGCATGGTCTCACCCGGCCGGAAGAAGGGGGACCCCGGTTTCTACGACGTCATGATCGATCATGCGGTCCGGATCTCCAACAGCGGCGAATACATTCACGCCAAGAACAACGTCTGGGCCCAGGGCAGGCAGAACGTCAGCCACGGCTGCGTCAACGCCCGGCCCGACCAGGCCGCCTGGTTCTTCGACTCCTCCCTGCGCGGCGATCCCGTCGTCATCAGCGGCACCGACCGTGCGCTGGCGTGGAACAACGGCTGGGGTTACTGGCAGCGCCCCTGGGAGGAGTGGCTCAAGGGCAGCGCCCTGCACGCCGCCACACTGACACGGCCCCTGCCGACGCCACTCCCCGCCCCGGCCGCCCCGGAGCCGTCCTAG
- a CDS encoding NfeD family protein, giving the protein MDDWVIWLILAVTLGIAEIFTFTTAFGLLGGAALVTAVGAGLGLPVPLQLVVFILSLGAGVVVVRPIAKRQLRQAPSGKRFGIQALVGKPAYVVREVTGRDGRVQIGGEEWSARAYDETLVIPIGATVDVIEIEGATALVYPRE; this is encoded by the coding sequence ATGGATGACTGGGTGATCTGGCTGATTCTGGCGGTAACGCTGGGCATTGCGGAGATATTCACTTTCACCACTGCTTTCGGCCTGCTGGGCGGAGCCGCTCTGGTCACCGCCGTCGGCGCCGGTCTCGGCCTGCCGGTCCCCCTTCAGCTCGTGGTGTTCATCCTCTCCCTCGGTGCGGGGGTCGTCGTGGTCCGGCCCATCGCCAAACGCCAGCTCAGGCAGGCGCCCTCCGGCAAGCGGTTCGGGATCCAGGCGCTCGTCGGCAAACCCGCCTATGTCGTGCGTGAGGTGACCGGCCGGGATGGCCGGGTACAGATCGGCGGTGAGGAGTGGTCGGCCAGGGCCTATGACGAGACACTGGTGATCCCCATAGGAGCGACCGTCGACGTCATCGAGATCGAGGGCGCCACCGCGCTCGTATATCCCCGGGAGTGA
- a CDS encoding SPFH domain-containing protein — protein MDAFLIAALLVVLFAVLTVIRSVRIVPQARARNVERLGRYHSTLKPGLNFVIPYIDRVYPMIDLREQVVSFRPQPVITEDNLVVEIDTVLYFQVTDPRAAAYEIANYIQAVEQLTVTTLRNVVGSLDLEMTLTSRDTINSQLRGVLDEATGKWGIRVNRVEIKAIDPPKSIKEAMEKQMRAERDKRAAILNAEGQRQSQILTAEGDKQSAVLRAEGDRSAAILKAQGQSQAIDEVFQAVHRNDPDPKLLAYQYLQVLPELAKGQGNTFWVIPSEITSALQSVSKAFTEALPPSTATREAPAINKDAAREAAQAEQAAAEAVAEAEAADLGPRQLGSGAPLADPLADLQENRNRATP, from the coding sequence ATGGATGCATTCTTGATCGCCGCCCTGCTCGTCGTGCTGTTCGCCGTGCTGACGGTGATCCGCTCGGTGCGCATCGTCCCTCAGGCCCGGGCCCGCAACGTGGAACGGCTCGGCCGCTACCACAGCACGCTCAAGCCAGGCCTCAACTTCGTGATCCCCTACATCGACCGGGTCTACCCGATGATCGACCTCCGCGAGCAGGTGGTCTCCTTCCGCCCGCAGCCGGTGATCACCGAGGACAACCTGGTGGTCGAGATCGACACCGTCCTCTACTTCCAGGTCACCGACCCCCGCGCGGCCGCCTACGAGATCGCCAACTACATCCAGGCCGTCGAGCAGCTCACGGTCACCACGCTGCGTAACGTCGTCGGCTCGCTGGACCTGGAGATGACGCTCACCTCGCGTGACACGATCAACAGCCAGCTGCGGGGCGTGCTGGACGAGGCGACCGGCAAGTGGGGCATCAGGGTCAACCGGGTGGAGATCAAGGCCATCGACCCGCCGAAGAGCATCAAGGAGGCGATGGAGAAGCAGATGCGCGCCGAGCGTGACAAGCGCGCCGCGATCCTCAACGCCGAAGGCCAGCGGCAGTCGCAGATCCTCACCGCCGAGGGCGACAAGCAGAGCGCGGTGCTGCGCGCCGAGGGCGACCGGAGCGCCGCGATCCTCAAGGCCCAGGGCCAGTCCCAGGCCATCGACGAGGTCTTCCAGGCGGTCCACCGCAACGACCCGGACCCCAAGCTGCTGGCCTACCAGTATCTCCAGGTGCTGCCGGAGCTCGCCAAGGGGCAGGGCAACACGTTCTGGGTGATCCCCAGCGAGATCACCTCCGCCCTGCAGAGTGTCTCCAAGGCCTTCACCGAGGCGCTGCCCCCGTCGACGGCCACCCGCGAGGCCCCCGCGATCAACAAGGACGCGGCCAGGGAGGCGGCCCAGGCGGAGCAGGCCGCCGCCGAGGCGGTGGCCGAGGCCGAGGCCGCGGACCTGGGCCCCCGCCAGCTCGGCTCCGGCGCCCCTCTCGCGGACCCCCTCGCCGATCTGCAGGAGAACCGCAACCGCGCGACCCCCTGA
- the tdh gene encoding L-threonine 3-dehydrogenase, with the protein MKALVKKKAEPGLWLTDVPEPVIGPGEVLIRVLRTGICGTDLHIRNFDAWARQTIRTPLVVGHEFSGEVVEVAPGVEDITVGDLVSGEGHIVCGKCRNCMAGRRHLCRNTIGLGVNRDGAFAEYVTLPASNVWVHRVPVDPDVAAIFDPFGNAVHTALAFPMVGEDVLISGAGPIGLMAAAVATHVGARNVVITDVSPERLELARKLGVTLALNVAERSVADGLHELGMREGFDVGLEMSGHPQALRDMIANMTHGGKIAMLGLPAEEFAVDFATIVTSMITLKGIYGREMYETWYAMSVLLEKGLDLSPVITDRFSHRDFDAAFDTAASGKTGKIIMDWTA; encoded by the coding sequence ATGAAAGCGCTGGTCAAGAAGAAGGCCGAACCGGGCCTGTGGTTGACGGACGTGCCGGAACCGGTCATCGGGCCCGGAGAAGTGCTGATCAGGGTGTTGCGGACCGGGATCTGCGGAACGGATCTGCACATCAGGAATTTCGACGCGTGGGCCCGGCAGACCATACGGACGCCGTTGGTCGTCGGGCACGAGTTCTCCGGCGAGGTCGTCGAGGTGGCGCCGGGCGTGGAGGACATCACGGTCGGTGACCTGGTCAGCGGCGAGGGGCACATCGTCTGCGGGAAGTGCCGTAACTGCATGGCCGGGCGGCGGCATCTGTGCCGCAACACCATCGGGCTGGGCGTGAACCGGGACGGCGCCTTCGCCGAGTACGTGACGCTCCCGGCCTCCAACGTCTGGGTGCACCGGGTGCCGGTCGACCCCGACGTCGCGGCGATCTTCGACCCGTTCGGCAACGCCGTGCACACCGCGCTGGCCTTCCCGATGGTCGGCGAGGACGTGCTGATCAGCGGGGCCGGGCCGATCGGGCTGATGGCCGCCGCGGTGGCCACCCACGTGGGCGCCCGCAACGTGGTCATCACCGACGTCAGCCCCGAACGGCTGGAGCTGGCCCGTAAGCTCGGGGTCACCCTGGCCCTGAACGTCGCCGAGAGGTCCGTCGCGGACGGCCTGCACGAGCTGGGCATGCGCGAGGGCTTCGACGTGGGGCTGGAGATGTCCGGGCACCCGCAGGCGCTCCGCGACATGATCGCCAACATGACGCACGGCGGGAAGATCGCCATGCTCGGACTGCCCGCCGAGGAGTTCGCGGTCGACTTCGCCACGATCGTGACCTCGATGATCACCCTGAAGGGCATCTACGGCAGGGAGATGTACGAGACGTGGTACGCCATGTCCGTCCTCCTGGAGAAGGGCCTCGACCTCTCCCCCGTCATCACCGACCGATTCTCCCACCGCGACTTCGACGCCGCCTTCGACACCGCCGCGAGCGGCAAGACCGGCAAGATCATCATGGATTGGACCGCCTGA